Genomic DNA from Gemmatimonadota bacterium:
CCTGCCGGACATGCAGCAGGACCCCACGCTGATCATGCCTTCTCCCGCTCCTCAGTAACTAATCTTCCGCTCCCCGGCGACTCGCCTTTGACTGGCTGAAAAAGCGTGCCTGGACGATCTCCTCTATCGAACCACGTGACGGAAGCAGCGAACCAGCTCGGATGGTGGCTGCGGCTTCCCCCGACCAACCTGATAGATCGCGGCGATCACGTCCGTTTCCGCCACGCCCTCTACTTGATGATCCACCAGACCGCCACCGTACTCTACGGGATGAACGGCCTGCCGGAGATCATGTATTATCCGTCGCGGCTCGAAGGCGCGCGAAACCGGCTGAACGGGTTGTCACGGGCGCTGGAAAACGCAGGCGATGCCCTGTGGACGCTGGCGACCGAACGGGTACCTGAAAAGGCGTGGGCAGCCGCGTCCCGGCTGATGCGGGATACCCTGGCGTTGCTGCACGAATCCGGTGGCGATCATGGCACGTTGGACCAGGATATCGAGGAAGGGTCCTTCAAGCCGGATCAATCCCGGGATCCTGGTGAGCTGTACGCCTTGGCCGCCGAAATCGTGGAGAGGATCCGGCTGCTCGAGGGAACGAGCGCCGTGGCGCTGGGTGGATCCCTGGGAAGAGGTTACGCCGACCGCCAGTCGGACATCGACCTGCTCGTGTTCGGGCCGGGCATTCCCCGGGAGGCCGATCGCCGCCGGTTGATCTCGGCGTGGCCGGACATGCGGCACGGTCCCCTGATTGAGCCGGCCTGCGACAGCGTGGTGCTTGACGGGGCGATGGTCCACATCCGTTACTGGACCCGGCAGACCGTGGAAGATATGCTGAAGGCGTTTCCCAGGCCGCCCGAGCAGCGGATTCTCGCCGAAGAGTTGCAGTGCTGCCATGCGCTGGTCGATCCGGATGGTCGGCTGAGTGTGTGGCAGAATGTATTGGAAAAGTTACCCGCTGAATTGGTTAAAGCGGTGATCGGTGAAGCACAGGATCGGCTGCCCCTGTTTCGGAACCAGTGGCGAACGGCACAGGGCGCTGACGACCGGGGCCACCTTTACTGTCTGGCCAACCAGGCCGTGAACGATTTACTGATCGCGCTGTACATAAGGAATGGACGGTTTCTGAGTACGCCTCGGTGGGTCCACAAAGATATCGGAGTGTGTGCTACCTTGCCAGCGGACCTGGGGGCGAATCTCTCTCGGCTCGTAGATGGGATCATCGACAGGGAAGATATGGTGGCCAGATGGACGGTACTGGAGGATCTGTGGGACAGGTCTGAATCTCTGCACACCACATTGGAGTGATGTCTCATCCATCTTTAGCTGCGAGATAAATCTGCAGATTGCGACTATTGACAATGACTGTTCTAATTGACATTTTTAACACAATCAATATGTTGTGTAATGATACCTGCTTTCGACAGTTCCGGAAACCTTCCTCCAGGTGTTTACTGGTCTGCCTGGGAAGAGGTGTCGACCAGATTTGGGACAAATCCATGGAGACGGTTAATTCTTTCCGGTCTTCGAGAAGCACTGTCGAATCTTAAACTTGCTGGTTGTCAAAAGGTCTATCTAGACGGTAGCTTTGTTTCCAGCAAGAACATGCCGAATGACTTCGATGCATGTTGGGATGAAAACGGAGTAAATCCGACTGTTCTTGACCCAATTCTGTTAACTTTTGATTCCGGCAGGGCTACCCAGAAAGCAAGGTACATGGGGGAGTTGTTTCCTGCCTCTGTTTCAGCAAATAACGACGGACTGTCATTCTATGAATTCTTCCAGACAGACAAACACACTGGAAACAAAAAAGGGATAATCGCGCTGGATTTGGGAGATCTCAAATGATTAAGAACGAGAGACAATATCTAATCACCAAAGCACAGTTATCGCGATTCGTGCGTACCTTGGAAGGCCTGAGCGAAGAGGTGGGGGTACATCCGCTGATCCTGAAGGCGCAGAAAGATGCGGTGCGTAGCCAGCTTTGCGATTTGGAAGCAGACTTACGCGAATATGAATCATTGAAGGCAGGCAGATTCAAGTTGGAACAGCTTAAGACCGTCAGAGAAATACCGACCATACTGATCAAAGCGAGAATCGCTCAGGGCCTAAGCCAGAAAGACCTGGCGAAGCGGCTCGGTTTGAAAGAGCAACAGATACAGCGATACGAAGCGACTGACTATGCTTCCGCCAGGCTTACAAGAATACGCGAGATCGCTGAAGCCTTAGATATTGAATACTAACCCAAACGAATTCGATCGAGTTGAACGTAACATTGGAATCAAGTGATTTGCACAGTACCACTAACAACGACTAATTCAAATGGATTGTTTAGCATAAGGAATTGTAGCGATGGGACACACTGACCATGAAACAGACCAAACAGGTTGTGATGTCATGGAGGAGTTTCGAACCTTTCTTATTGAATTAGCAAACAACCTTACTTCTCATCTTGACATTCCTGAAGGTGTACCCAGTCAGTGGTGGTCTAGAGTCGATGAAGGCTCTCTTTTTCTTAACTCGAAAGAATATCAACAGTATAACCATATTCTACGAAAGTTGATGGAATCCGGTAGATGTGAATACCTATACAGTGCCCAACTGTCAACGTCCGCCAGGTTTGGGCGCGCATGGCCTCGCAACTAATCGCGAAATCTGAAGCAGCAAATAGCTGGGGAGGACGTACCATTTGGATAGTTCAGGATTTGTTGGCTGATTACATTCGTACACAAACTGCTTTGCCACTAGATGATCTACACTCCCCAGATTGGATTCCGGATGAAGTAAATATGGTTGTGGCGAATTTGAGTGGACCTGTTGCGCTGTATGCCGGACCTATCAGGCCACGAGGTAAAGATCAGGCATGCTGGATGGAAATACTAGGAGCCGCTCATTTACCGTCTAAAGAAGCAATCACAAGTAAACTACGAGAAAGGAATAACCTCACTTCCACACGTGTATCATTGGAATAGAAGTCCCTAGTCGCTAGAGAATCCCGGTTTGAGATATTTAAGACAAAGCAGTCGTGATACACTAACTGTGCGAGAGCGTAGTGAGTTGATGGGCCGTATTCGATCCGTGAATACGAAGCCCGAGATGCGCGTACGGCGGCTGGTGCACGGTATGGGATACCGTTACCGTTTACACGCAAAGGATCTTCCGGGTCGACCGGATCTTGTATTCCGTCCACGACGCAAGGTCATCTTTGTTCACGGTTGTTTCTGGCATCGTCATAGAGGATGCTCAAATAACCGAATGCCGAAATCACCTGAACGGCTATTTTATTGGCGTAAAAAGTTGGATGGCAATGCTCAACGCGATAGGGAACATTATTCTGCTTTGCGGAGCATGGGGTGGCAGGTACTCGTGATCTGGGAATGCGAGACAAAGGAACCAGAATCCGTCAAAGAGAAAGTTAGAGCATTCCTAAAATATAACGAGGAATAACGGCATCAGATTTCGCTAACTCCTGACTTCGCTTTAAGGTACATCTTCGACGGTTAAACGAACTCATCATTGGCAACCTAGCTAAGAACCGGGTAGGTAGTAGTTCGAAGTCATAGCTTTACATCCCTAAATCCTCAATTCAAACCCATCCTCGGTCTGCCTCAAGCTCTCTGCTACCAGATCGTCGGATATCCGGACGACTACGCCGGAACCCGAATCGCCGATCGGCTCGAAGGATACGCCGAGGTTTCTGTCCCTGCCCCCGGCCTGCGCGACGTCGACCACGAGCCTGTTGCGATCGGATGAAAACGTATCGAGCAGGCCTTCCGGAACGTCTACGTCATCCACGACGACGGTCAAACCCTCCGCATCCCACGATTCAATTACCCCGTCGAACCGGTTCAACGTCCATACGACCGGTTCATTCTCCTTCGTATTGAGTGAAACGATCCGTTCGTCCTCCATCACGACGCCGAGTCGCTCGCCGGCAACAAGCAGATGGGTGAGATCTTCCCTCGGTCCGCCGCATCCCATAGCGATCAGCAGGGCAGCCAGAACGAAGTATCGCATGTTTATGTGGTACATGGTCGTCTCCCGGATGCAGCGCGCCGGTTGTGCTTCGCCGCCTGAATTCGCGTACATCACGCGTGGATCCCGCCTCGATCACGCCTCCTCAATAAACCGTTCCACGTCCACGAGGACCCCGTCCCGGCGTGCCGAATCCCATCCGGCCAGGATAGGTGCGAGCGATCTGAGCCCGTCGTGGTAATCGCTCTGAAGCAGATTCGGATCGTTCGACCGGACCGCCTCGACGAAGGCCTGGTCCTGGGCCAGCCATGGGTCGAAGGGATCGGCCTCGTAGACGACCTCGTCATTCACCTCTATCCGTTCATAACCGAAAACCCCCAGCCTCCCGCCGTCGAAGTAGATCTTGAAATAGGGCTCTTCGCCCGGGCCGGTCGGATCGGATTCGATGAAGGTCAGCGTCGCCGTGGCGCCTTCCGACAATTGGTAATGGAAGGACGAGGAAAGAGGGGTGTGGTATTCCTCCGGATGGTACAGGAATGCCTGGGCCTTGAGGACGTCCTGCCCCGTCATGAACCGGGTGTAGTCCGTGGCGTGCACGCCCCAGTCGAAGAAGCGGACGCCGCCTTTCTCCACCTGGTGCGACCATGCGGTGGGGGCAACAGCGGCCGGTTTTGGGTTATGCGAGATCTGCTGGAAACGGACATGCACTACGCGCTTGTCCCGGAGCAGCCGCCGGGCTTCCTGGAAGATCGGCCGGTACCGTTCCCGAAAGCCTACCGTGCTGATGACGCCGCCCTTCCGCACCGCCGCGTCGATCCGCTTCGCCAGGGCCATGTCCATGGCCTGGGGCTTCTCGCTGAAAAGCTGGATGCCGCGTTCGGCCGCAGCGATCTCCACGTCGGTGCGGGCGAAGGCCGGCACGATAGACCAGAGGGCGTCGAGGTCTTCGGCTTCCAGCATCGCGTGGGCGTCCGTGTAGGTACGGGCAACCCCGAACTGCGCAGCCGCTTCACGTAGCGCGTCTTCATTGATATCGCACAGCGCCGCAATCTCGACGCCGTCGATCCGGCACAGGTTGGGCAGGTGGGTGGCCTGTGCGAACCGGCCGGTTCCGTAGACGGCCACGCGTACGGGTCTTCCGGGCATGGGGGTCTCCTGTTTCCCGCTGGCGTGACGCGGCCAGCGCGGTTTGCGACTATTTCGTAATCTGATCTCTAATGGGCGCCGGATCTATATCGCCGGCATTTCCACGCCAAGGCCAGCCGCGGTTTCCGTGATCGTGTTCCAGGTCTTGTCCGGGATGTAGATGCCCTCGGCAAGCCGCTGCTGCCGTACGTCCTCCTCGATTTCGCCCGGTGCGTAGACCCTGTCGAATCCCGGCAGGGGTTTCGCCGAACCCACGTAGGCGACGTGGGCTTCGATTTCCGCCTTGTAGTCGGCTGGGTCCATGAAGGCCCCGATGTCCAGTGCGGCGATCAGGATCCCTCCCCCGCCCTTGCCGCCCGTACACCCCGCGTTCGACAGGGGGCCGATAATCATCTCGATCATCATGGCCAGGCCGTGTCCCTTGTGGCCGAACTGCAGACCGCCCAGGGGCAGGACGGCCACCTGGTCCGGCTCGGCGTGATACCGGCTGCCGTCGTTCACGTAGCGGCCCTGCTGGTCGATCAACCATCCGTCCGGCATGGGCTCGCCGCGCTCTATCTTCTGCTCCACCTTGCCGCCCGCGACCACGCTGAGTGTCATGTCCAGCATGAGGGGCGGACCCTGTGCGCGGGGCACGGCGAAGGCGATGGGCTCAGGCCGCAGGCGCCGGTCAGCGCTACCGTAGGGCGCCACGAATTCGCCGCCGCCGTTGAGTCCCACCATGCCGATCATGCCCTGTTCGGCGATCCGAGGGGGGAAGTCGCCCAACCGGCCGATGTGGGAGACGTTCCGCAGCGCGATCATGCCGATCGTGGCGCTGCGCGCCTTTTCAACCGCCAGGGACAGGGCCTTTGTCACCGCTACGATGCCGTTGGCACCGTTCCCGTCGATCTGCGCGAATCCGGGCCGGTCCGCCACCACGATATGGTCTTCCCAGGGCCTGTAATCCGACTGCAGGGACGGGACGTAGCGGGGCATGAACCACACACCGTGGGAATCGTGCCCGAGCAGGTTGCTGGTCGTCAGGTGATCGGCGAGGATGTGGGCGTCTTCCGCCGGGATGCCGGTCGCCTCGAAGATCGCGCGGCTGAGACTGTTGAGCTTGTCGAAGGGCACTACGGGCATGGATCGACTCCTGTGATTTCCGTAAGCGTGGCTGGGTGGAAATGGGTATATGGATACAGAACTTACGTTTTCAATCCTGGGATGAAAACAGTCTTATGTCGATGCATCAATGGAAAGAAAACGAATCCATATACGAGACCCCATGCTTAAAAAACAACTGATTAAGAAAGTACCATCTCTCAAAGTTGTCCATCGGTAGGGAACAACGCGGCTCAATCAGTAGTGGAGACTGATTACTAAGAGGTCATAATGGAATCGATTTTCAACGATTTAATTGAAAAGTGGCATGGTCCTGTTCCGAGTTCCACGCTTGTTCTGTTCATAGCTGCAGTAGTACCAGGGGTTATCATTGTTTTTGTGAGGTCACAGTTTGTCAAAGGGAGCAGCCTTCCGTACCCAGCAGGGTTTCTTTCCTATCTGACTGTTTCGACGGTTTACTGGATGGTTTTATTGGTATTGATTTTCCCTCTGGGGATGTTGATATTGGACTACGCACGAATACACTACTTGATTGCTCCATTTTAATGAATGTAAAGAATTTACCTTTGTTGTTATTGTCCCAATACTCGTTGGATTTGTTTCCGGGTGGGTGGCAACCAGGGGTTATGTTTACAGGATCCTGTACTTCCTGAAACTAAACCCCTTTCATCCTACTCCGACAGCATGGGAATGGTGTTTTTCTGAATCCGTTGAACAGTTCATATTGATTACATTAAAAAACAGTGTTCAGTTTGGAGGGATGCTTGATTCTGATAGTTTCGCTTCGTCAGATATAGAAAACCAGGCTATCTACATATCTGAAGTTTACGAAATTGATTACCAGAATAACTGGATTCCCCAGGGTCGTGGCGTTTCCTTTCGAGTGGGGAGATTTCTTCAGTAGAATTCATTCCGATTAAGGAAGAGGAGCAGTCAAATGTCAAAAACACCCCAACCTCCAGAAAAAGGGTACGGGCCTACTCGCCATAAACCCACGGGGATTCAGACCGAAACCTAATCCGAACAGACCTGCGAATCCGAAACCTCCCAATGTGGGTAGCGCCCTGAAACCACCCCCCAGATCCAGGTAGTCTCTAAAGCCCCCAATCCAACATTGACTGGAACTCAAACCCCGCTTCCCGGAGCGGGGTTTTTTGGTAGAAGGGAATGGTCCAGGAATGTCATACTGAGCCAATCAGAAATGCGAACGCCCTTGACACGCCAGACAGGCATGATTAATTTGACCTCTATGTCTAATTGGCAATGCCAATATGGCACGATTAGTTGTGTGTGACAGATTGGCAGAAGACAGGAGAGCGTGGCAGTACCACCAGGTGTTTCGCTACAATGTGTATAACATCTTGAATAACAAACATTTAAGTTTCAATTACCGTGTTATGTGGGCGGGCTTGTCAACGGTGGCACGGAAATTGCACGTAAGAAAGCGGACGAGATAACTGTTCATTATCGTGATCGTGCTGATTTCAAAATCAGCGTTCTTATCACCAGTGAAAGGAGCAGGAAGCAATGAACGTACAACCTTTGGGCGACCGGGTTCTGGTCAAGCGCCTCGAGGAAGAAGAGGTACAGCGCGGCGGTATCATCATTCCCGATACGGCCAAGGAAAAGCCGCAGCAGGGCGAGGTCGTGGCGGCCGGTCCGGGGCGCGTCGGCGACAACGGCGACCGCGTGGCGCTGGAAGTCAAGGTCGGCGACAAGATCCTCTTTGGCAAATACTCCGGAACGGAAGTCAATCTGGATGATTCCGAATACCTCATGATGCGGGAAGAGGACATCCTGGGTATCGTGTCGTAGATCATCGAGTGTCCGAACCGTAACCTGCAAGGTCCGGTTGCGGCTGAATCAGCGCGTATGCAAGGAGGGTTGAACCAGTGGCAAAGCAGTTGAAATTCAGGGATGAAGCGCGGCGCTCCGTGCTGAGCGGTGTGGAGACCCTTGCCAAGGCGGTGAAGGTCACCCTGGGTCCCAAGGGCCGGAACGTGGTGCTCGACAAGAAGTTCGGTTCGCCGACCGTCACGAAGGACGGCGTGTCGGTGGCCAAGGAAATCGAATTGCAGGACCCCTACGAGAACATGGGGGCCCAGATGGTCAAGGAAGTGGCTTCGAAGACCAGCGATATCGCCGGCGACGGGACCACGACGGCCACGGTGCTGGCCGAGGCCATCTACCGCGAAGGGCTGAAGAACGTGACCGCCGGTCACAATCCCATGGCCCTGAAGCGCGGTATCGAGAAGGCCGTTTCCGCGGTAGTGGACGAGATCGAGGGCATCAGCCAGCCGACGGCCGGCAAGACCGAGATCGCCCAGGTCGCGACGATTTCCGCCAACAACGACCCCGAGATCGGCGACCTGATCGCCAATGCCATGGAGAAGGTGGGCAAGGACGGGGTCATCACGGTGGAAGAGGCCAAGAGCATGGACACCATGCTCGACGTGGTCGAGGGCATGCAGTTCGACAAGGGGTACATTTCCCCGTATTTCGTGACGGACTCCGAACGCATGGAATGCAGCCTGGACGATCCCTACATCCTGATCCACGAGAAGAAGATCAGCGCGATGAAGGACCTCCTGCCCATCCTCGAGAAGGTCGTGCAGCAGGGCAAGTCCATGCTGATCATCGCCGAGGACGTGGAAGGCGAGGCCCTGGCCACGCTGGTGGTTAACAAGCTGCGCGGCACCATGCGCATCTCGGCCGTCAAGGCACCGGGGTTCGGCGACCGCCGGAAGGCCATGCTGGAAGACATCGCGATCCTGACCGGCGGCCGGGTGATCACCGAGGACATCGGCATCAAGCTCGAGAACGTGACCTTCGAGGATCTCGGCCAGGCCAAGCGCGTGGTGATCGACAAGGACGAGACGACGGTCATCGAGGGCGCCGGTTCCCAGTCCGAGATCGAAGGCCGTATCTCCCAGATCCGTCGCCAGATCGATGAGACGACGTCCGACTACGACCGCGAGAAGCTGCAGGAACGCCTGGCCAAGCTGGCGGGCGGCGTGGCCGTGATCAACGTCGGCGCGGCGACCGAGACGGAGATGAAGGAAAAGAAGGCCCGCGTGGAAGACGCGCTCCACGCGACCCGCGCGGCCGTGGAGGAAGGCATCGTGCCCGGCGGCGGCGTCGTATACCTCAGGGGAAGCGGCGCACTGGACGGGCTGCAGGTCAACGGTGACGAGGCCACCGGAGTGAGCATCCTGCGAAGGGCGCTCGAAGAGCCGCTGCGGCATATCGCGGCCAACGCCGGCGCGGAAGGGTCGGTCATCATCGAGCACGTGAAGCAGAAGGAAGGCGCCGTGGGTTACAACGCCAATACGGGCGACTACGAGGATCTCATGTCGGTCGGCGTGATCGACCCGGCGAAGGTAACGCGCATCGCGTTGCAAAACGCTTCCAGCATCGCGTCCCTCCTGCTGACCACCGAGACCCTGGTGACAGACATTCCCGAGAAGGAGCCACCTCCCGCGCCGGGCGGCTACGGCGGTGGCGGCATGGGCGGCATGGGCGGCATGATGTAGGCCTCCAGGCCAACCTGCCAGGCAGTTTAAGTGCGTGAAGACCGGCGTCGGCTGTCTTAGTCGGCGCCGGTTTTGTTAGGAAGGAACGCATGCCTACCTACCAGTACCGCTGCAACAAATGCAGGCACGAGTTTTCCGAGTTCCAGTCGATCACGGCGGATCCCCTTTCCACCTGTCCGGAATGCGGCGGCGCCGTGAAACGCCTCATCAGCGGTGGGGCGGGCTTCCTGTTCAAGGGCGATGGATTCTATACCACGGACTACCGGAGCGAGAACTACAAGCAGGCCGAGAAGGCCGACCGGGAGTCTTCTTCGTCCAAGTCGGACGGCGGGTCCGACGGGTCCAAATCCGACGCCAAGTCCAGCGGCGGCGGGTCCTCCGACGCGTCCGGTTCCGGTGACAAGTCGAAATCCGAAGCCTCCCCGAAGGCCGACTCGTCTTCCGGTCCGTCTGGTCCGTCTGGTCAGCCTGGTCAGCCTGGTTAGCCTGGTTAGCCTGGTCCGTCCGGCCCGTCCGGTTCGGCCGGTCCGCCCGCGTCCAACTGAAGGATCATCATGAGCACAGAAGAAGCGAAATCACCGGACGACATCAAGGCCATTCACGACCGGATCTACGAGCAGAGCGTCTTCGTCGACCGGCTGGTCTCGGAAATCGGCAAAGTGATCGTCGGCCAGCAGTACATGATCGAGCGTCTCCTGATCGGCCTGTTGACCAATGGACACATCCTGCTCGAAGGGGTGCCGGGCCTGGCCAAGACCCTGGCGGTGCGTACCCTGGCTTCGACGGTCTCGGCGCGGTTCCAGCGGATCCAGTTCACGCCGGACCTGCTCCCCGCCGACCTCACCGGCACCATGATCTACCAGGCGAACAGCGGCGAGTTCATCGCCAAGAAGGGTCCGATTTTCGCCCACCTCATCCTGGCGGACGAAATCAACCGGGCGCCCGCTAAAGTGCAGAGCGCGCTCCTGGAATCCATGCAGGAGCACCAGGTAACCATCGGCGACGAGACCTTCCCGCTGGAGGATCCCTTTCTCGTCCTCGCCACGCAGAATCCCATCGAGCAGGAAGGGACCTACCCCCTTCCGGAAGCCCAGGTCGACCGGTTCATGCTCAAGTTGACGACGACCTATCCGCGCAAGGAAGAGGAACTGGAGATCCTGAACCGCATGACCTCCGGTGAGCCGGCGGAAGTGGACCAGGTCGTGTCGCTGGAGGATATCGTCCGCGCGAGATCGATCATCAACAGGGTCTACATGGACGATAAGATCAAGCAGTATATCGTCGATCTGGTCTTCGCGACCCGCAAACCGGAGGACTACGGCGAACTCGCCGAAATCCGGGACCTGGTGGAGTACGGCGCTTCGCCCCGGGCGACGATCTACCTGGCGACGGCCGCGCGCGCGCATGCCTTCCTGCGCCGCAGGGGCTACGTTACCCCGGAGGACGTGAAGTCGATCGGGATGGACGTGATGCGTCACCGCGTCATCGTCACCTACGAGGCCGAGGCGGAGGACATGACCTCGGAACAGATTCTTCAGCGCGTCTTCGACTGTGTAGAGATCCCTTGATACCCAGGCAGATCATCCAGAAGATCCGGCAGATCGAGATCCGGACCAAGCATCTCGTGAACGACGTATTCAGCGGAGAGTACCACAGCGTCTTCAAGGGACGCGGCATGGAATTCGCCGAGGTGCGCGAATACGAGCCGGGCGACGAGATCCGGTCGATCGACTGGAACGTCACCGCCCGCCTGGGGCGCCCCTATATCAAGCGCTTCATCGAGGAACGGGAACTGACGGTCATCCTCATGGCCGACGTCAGCGCATCGGGTCATTTCGGCACGGTGAACCAGATGAAGAGCGAGATCACCGCGGAGATCTGCGCGCTGCTGGCTTACGCGGCGATCCAGAACAACGACCGTGTCGGCCTGCTCATGTTCACCGACCAGATCGAGAAGTACATCCCGCCGAAGAAGGGCCGGACCCACATTCTTCGGGTGATCCGGGAAGTACTTTACAACCAGCCCGAACACACCGGCACCGACATCACGCAGGCGCTTGAATACCTGAACCGGCTGCTGACGCGCAGGAGCATTGTCTTCATCCTGTCCGATTTCCTGACAGCGGACTATATCAAGCCCCTGCGCGTGGCCAGCAAACGCCACGACGTGGTCGCCGTCACGATCACGGACCCGAGAGAACTCAGCCTGCCCGGCATCGGCCTGGTCGAACTGCAGGACGCGGAGACAGGAGAAGAGGTGCTCATCGACACCGGCAACGCCGAATGGCGCAGGCAGTACGCCGAATACAACGAAGCCCTTCGCGAAGACCGCGACCAGCAGTTCAGGGTGACCGGCGTGGACGCCATACACATCCGCACGGACGAGCCCTATATCGATCCGCTGCTGCAGTTCTTCAAATTGCGCGAGCGCAAATTCGCGCGGTGAATCGATACCGTTGCGAAGGATGCGTCCAGGCGCCCGCCCGTTCGACGATGATGACCTGCCTGGACCAGGAGAATCGAAGCCGTCGCTTCAGCCGCGTAAAGGCACGGTCCGAAGGATCGGGCCGGGGGGCAACAAAGGCTTGCGTTTCATCACTTTGTGCGCTAAATTAGGTTACTTTGAAAACCGTCGCGCGATTCGCGCGAAGCTTGTGGTAAAGTCACCGGGAGCCTGACTTGATAGAAGTAAGGGACCTGACCAAGAAGTACGGTAATTTCACCGCGGTGCGGGACGTGAGTTTCGAGGTGGAAAAGGGCGAGATTCTCGGATTCCTCGGACCGAACGCGGCTGGCAAGACCACCACCATGCGGGTGCTGACGTGCTTCATGCCCGCGACGGCCGGCACGGCCCGGGTGGCGGGGTTCGACACCTTCAGCCAGTCCCTCGATGTGCGCCGCAGGGTGGGATACCTGCCGGAGAACGTCCCGCTCTACCTGGACATGCGGGTCCGTCCCTACCTGGAGTTTATCGCCAGGATCAAGGACATCCCGTCCCGCGATCGCAAAAAGGCCGTCAACCGCGTGATCGAATTGACCTCCCTGGAAGAGGTCGAAAATCGGATCGTCGGTCATTGTTCCAAGGGTTTCCGTCAAAGGGTGGGCCTGGCCC
This window encodes:
- a CDS encoding very short patch repair endonuclease, with product MRERSELMGRIRSVNTKPEMRVRRLVHGMGYRYRLHAKDLPGRPDLVFRPRRKVIFVHGCFWHRHRGCSNNRMPKSPERLFYWRKKLDGNAQRDREHYSALRSMGWQVLVIWECETKEPESVKEKVRAFLKYNEE
- a CDS encoding Ldh family oxidoreductase, yielding MPVVPFDKLNSLSRAIFEATGIPAEDAHILADHLTTSNLLGHDSHGVWFMPRYVPSLQSDYRPWEDHIVVADRPGFAQIDGNGANGIVAVTKALSLAVEKARSATIGMIALRNVSHIGRLGDFPPRIAEQGMIGMVGLNGGGEFVAPYGSADRRLRPEPIAFAVPRAQGPPLMLDMTLSVVAGGKVEQKIERGEPMPDGWLIDQQGRYVNDGSRYHAEPDQVAVLPLGGLQFGHKGHGLAMMIEMIIGPLSNAGCTGGKGGGGILIAALDIGAFMDPADYKAEIEAHVAYVGSAKPLPGFDRVYAPGEIEEDVRQQRLAEGIYIPDKTWNTITETAAGLGVEMPAI
- a CDS encoding MoxR family ATPase; this translates as MSTEEAKSPDDIKAIHDRIYEQSVFVDRLVSEIGKVIVGQQYMIERLLIGLLTNGHILLEGVPGLAKTLAVRTLASTVSARFQRIQFTPDLLPADLTGTMIYQANSGEFIAKKGPIFAHLILADEINRAPAKVQSALLESMQEHQVTIGDETFPLEDPFLVLATQNPIEQEGTYPLPEAQVDRFMLKLTTTYPRKEEELEILNRMTSGEPAEVDQVVSLEDIVRARSIINRVYMDDKIKQYIVDLVFATRKPEDYGELAEIRDLVEYGASPRATIYLATAARAHAFLRRRGYVTPEDVKSIGMDVMRHRVIVTYEAEAEDMTSEQILQRVFDCVEIP
- a CDS encoding zinc ribbon domain-containing protein; translated protein: MPTYQYRCNKCRHEFSEFQSITADPLSTCPECGGAVKRLISGGAGFLFKGDGFYTTDYRSENYKQAEKADRESSSSKSDGGSDGSKSDAKSSGGGSSDASGSGDKSKSEASPKADSSSGPSGPSGQPGQPG
- the groL gene encoding chaperonin GroEL (60 kDa chaperone family; promotes refolding of misfolded polypeptides especially under stressful conditions; forms two stacked rings of heptamers to form a barrel-shaped 14mer; ends can be capped by GroES; misfolded proteins enter the barrel where they are refolded when GroES binds), coding for MAKQLKFRDEARRSVLSGVETLAKAVKVTLGPKGRNVVLDKKFGSPTVTKDGVSVAKEIELQDPYENMGAQMVKEVASKTSDIAGDGTTTATVLAEAIYREGLKNVTAGHNPMALKRGIEKAVSAVVDEIEGISQPTAGKTEIAQVATISANNDPEIGDLIANAMEKVGKDGVITVEEAKSMDTMLDVVEGMQFDKGYISPYFVTDSERMECSLDDPYILIHEKKISAMKDLLPILEKVVQQGKSMLIIAEDVEGEALATLVVNKLRGTMRISAVKAPGFGDRRKAMLEDIAILTGGRVITEDIGIKLENVTFEDLGQAKRVVIDKDETTVIEGAGSQSEIEGRISQIRRQIDETTSDYDREKLQERLAKLAGGVAVINVGAATETEMKEKKARVEDALHATRAAVEEGIVPGGGVVYLRGSGALDGLQVNGDEATGVSILRRALEEPLRHIAANAGAEGSVIIEHVKQKEGAVGYNANTGDYEDLMSVGVIDPAKVTRIALQNASSIASLLLTTETLVTDIPEKEPPPAPGGYGGGGMGGMGGMM
- a CDS encoding helix-turn-helix transcriptional regulator, producing the protein MIKNERQYLITKAQLSRFVRTLEGLSEEVGVHPLILKAQKDAVRSQLCDLEADLREYESLKAGRFKLEQLKTVREIPTILIKARIAQGLSQKDLAKRLGLKEQQIQRYEATDYASARLTRIREIAEALDIEY
- the groES gene encoding co-chaperone GroES, encoding MNVQPLGDRVLVKRLEEEEVQRGGIIIPDTAKEKPQQGEVVAAGPGRVGDNGDRVALEVKVGDKILFGKYSGTEVNLDDSEYLMMREEDILGIVS
- a CDS encoding Gfo/Idh/MocA family oxidoreductase — encoded protein: MPGRPVRVAVYGTGRFAQATHLPNLCRIDGVEIAALCDINEDALREAAAQFGVARTYTDAHAMLEAEDLDALWSIVPAFARTDVEIAAAERGIQLFSEKPQAMDMALAKRIDAAVRKGGVISTVGFRERYRPIFQEARRLLRDKRVVHVRFQQISHNPKPAAVAPTAWSHQVEKGGVRFFDWGVHATDYTRFMTGQDVLKAQAFLYHPEEYHTPLSSSFHYQLSEGATATLTFIESDPTGPGEEPYFKIYFDGGRLGVFGYERIEVNDEVVYEADPFDPWLAQDQAFVEAVRSNDPNLLQSDYHDGLRSLAPILAGWDSARRDGVLVDVERFIEEA
- a CDS encoding nucleotidyltransferase domain-containing protein yields the protein MTEAANQLGWWLRLPPTNLIDRGDHVRFRHALYLMIHQTATVLYGMNGLPEIMYYPSRLEGARNRLNGLSRALENAGDALWTLATERVPEKAWAAASRLMRDTLALLHESGGDHGTLDQDIEEGSFKPDQSRDPGELYALAAEIVERIRLLEGTSAVALGGSLGRGYADRQSDIDLLVFGPGIPREADRRRLISAWPDMRHGPLIEPACDSVVLDGAMVHIRYWTRQTVEDMLKAFPRPPEQRILAEELQCCHALVDPDGRLSVWQNVLEKLPAELVKAVIGEAQDRLPLFRNQWRTAQGADDRGHLYCLANQAVNDLLIALYIRNGRFLSTPRWVHKDIGVCATLPADLGANLSRLVDGIIDREDMVARWTVLEDLWDRSESLHTTLE